The Candidatus Abyssobacteria bacterium SURF_5 genome has a window encoding:
- a CDS encoding SDR family NAD(P)-dependent oxidoreductase has protein sequence MRLICGEESMDINGKCAIVSGGSLGIGRAIADELAKLGANVFLIARREEPLAAATEELKRAAVNPAQKFGYYRADVSNLDAVIAAVKAAEAQCGPPAVLVNSAGFSLPGYVEKLPVSDIETEIKVNYLGTVYTVKQVVGGMIERKQGWILNISSLAGLKGIFGFTGYSGSKFAVFGFSEALRSELRPHGVHVSVLCPPDVDTERFKNDTREKPLENLRISKGAKLMHADEVARAAIRGMEKGSFIIIPGFSGKLLHVANRFVPWLVDMSLNRTIDQARKERGL, from the coding sequence ATGCGTCTTATATGCGGAGAAGAATCCATGGATATCAACGGAAAATGCGCCATCGTCTCGGGCGGCTCGCTGGGAATAGGGAGAGCCATTGCGGATGAGCTCGCGAAACTCGGCGCCAATGTGTTTCTGATAGCCCGGCGCGAAGAACCGCTCGCGGCTGCGACCGAGGAATTGAAACGAGCGGCTGTGAATCCCGCGCAGAAGTTCGGGTATTATCGCGCCGATGTTTCGAACCTCGATGCTGTCATAGCGGCCGTCAAGGCGGCAGAGGCCCAGTGCGGTCCTCCGGCCGTCCTTGTCAATTCGGCCGGCTTCTCTCTGCCCGGCTACGTCGAAAAGCTGCCCGTCTCGGATATCGAAACCGAAATCAAAGTGAATTACCTGGGCACCGTTTACACGGTGAAACAGGTTGTCGGCGGCATGATCGAGAGAAAACAGGGCTGGATACTGAATATCTCGAGCCTTGCCGGCCTGAAGGGGATATTCGGATTCACCGGCTACAGCGGCTCGAAGTTCGCCGTTTTCGGATTTTCGGAGGCGCTGAGGAGCGAGCTTCGCCCTCACGGAGTCCATGTGTCGGTGCTGTGTCCGCCGGACGTCGATACGGAACGCTTCAAAAACGATACGAGAGAAAAGCCGCTGGAAAACCTGAGGATCTCCAAAGGCGCCAAGCTGATGCACGCCGACGAAGTCGCGCGCGCGGCGATCAGAGGGATGGAGAAAGGCTCGTTCATTATCATTCCCGGCTTTTCAGGAAAGCTGCTGCACGTCGCGAACCGATTCGTCCCCTGGCTGGTCGACATGTCTTTGAACCGTACCATCGATCAGGCGAGGAAGGAGCGGGGCCTGTAG